One Caenibius sp. WL genomic window, TCTGCCGGAACTTCTCAGCCAGACCGCCGTTATCCTCTCGCCTTCCTTGGGCAACAGATGACCTGCGGCGACCATAAACCCCTTCTCGTCCCCGGCTGCCGCAGGTCTAACTGTCCTCAGAGACACCACCCCTCAGGGTACGGGGCACCTTTTCGAACCGCATCGCGGCAGATACGTGCCACAGCGGACCAGCCGCGTTCGCCCCACGCTTCAATTGCACTTTCGAACGTTCGGGCGGCCTGTTCGCTCTCGAACACTTCCGGCCCGGGCACAGGCTTTGGCTCAGTCCGCACGTCCTCCACAGGCGGGAAGCCCTGAAACGTCCCGGCCTGCCTGCCGCAACCGCTCACAGTTAAGAGCATTGCTGGCAGCGCCAGGGCGGCCAGTATCGTTCGCGTTCCGTATCGCATCGTCTCGTCCTTTCTGAGCCTGTCCGGCCGCCTGCCGGTCTGTTTCGCGATCCTGCGCTGATTGCCCCGCCGATTGGTCGGCCAGATCGCGGGCCACCCCGGCAGCGCGAGCTTGCGCGGCCTGCTCGATGCTTCGTCCGTGGTTGCAGCCTTTGACGAACGCCAGCACCGCCACGGCAAGGCAGATCGCCAGCCACTTCCATGCGCCCGACAGGAAGCCGAGCGCGCTTGTCAGATATCGTTCCATGGAATACTCCCCGTCGCGTTGCGGTGCCGCTCATACCCCCCAAATGTCTGATTGGTGCCGCAACGCCTCATTCCTCAGGCTTTCCCCGCCCGAACTCGACTTCGCGCTGGTCCACTTTGGCCCGGAAGTAATCGGCGCCGAAGACGACAAGCCCAAGGATCAGCCCGAAACCGGCCATGATGGCGTTGTTCCACCACTGCTGATTGAGCGCCATCTGGCCGAACAGTGAACCCGGCGATGCGTCGCCCAAGACCCGGCGCACCATAACGATCAGGCCGATGTTCTGCAGCGAAAGGGCGATGATGCCGCCCAGCATGCCGAGCGAGAACAGCGCGCGGATCTGCGTCTGTGTCAGGTTGATCAACGCCCGGGCAGCGCAGGCGAGAACGCGGAAGGGATGGCCCAGCCAGCGGAGGAAATTCGCTGCGTGCGTCATGCCAGCCCGCCAATCCGGCTGTCCATCCAGCCGATCATAAAATCTTCGAATTTCGTCCCGCCCTTGGCCAATCCGAAATAGTGCATGAACTGGAGGCCGTTCAGCGTCTTGAGCATAAGCTGCCGCGCTTTCGCTTCCCCACGGCGGCGGCGGAGCGCCTGAAAGGCGGCGATAGAGCGCGGGCCGATCTTCCCATCTTCGGCAATGTCGGCATAGTCCTTCTGCCGCCGATTGAGCACGTTGAGGGCCTGCTGAAACCACAGGCGCGCCCGCTGCGGCCCTGCGTTCACGCCGCTGTCGATCAGTTCCTCCGCCACCAGCGGGTCAATCTCTGCCACGGCCAGAAACCCCGGCTTCTCGATATATTCACGCCGGTAGATTTCGATGGCCGTCGCCTTCGGCAGGCTCCGCATCGGGCCGGTGTAGCCGTTGGCGCGGGCAACCGCCTGCGTGATGCCGAACATCGTCGCGCCGCCCGGATCGGAAGGATGATCCACGAACCCGCCTTCGCGGTCGAGAATGCCCCCGATCATCTCGTCTATGGTCATCTCAACCCCCTTTCGTCACGGCGATCACAGCCAGTTTGAACACGCCCACGATCATGCCCACAGCGAGCCCCACGGCAGCAATGACCTTGGATAAGCCAGCAATCACCCTGCCCAGCGTCTTGAGCCCTTGCAGCGCCTCAAGAATTTCCCGGACAGCGGCCATGTCGGCTTGCATTTGCGGAAGGCAGCGCAATTCCTCTGCGATTTCCTTGAAACGCTGGTCTCCACGGTCCAGCCGGTCAGCGATATCCTGCGGCGTGATGGGCTCCACCATCAGTTCAGCCTCCGCCATTTGATGTAACTGCCCTTGAGGACAGTGTGCACGGCAGAGCCGGACGAGTTTCTGATCTGAAGCTTGAACGATCCGCCCGGCGTGGCTCCAGTCGTCAAAATACCCTGACAGAACACGCGGGACCATGAGGTCATATTGATGTTCGTGCTGGGGGTAAAAGCTGCGGCAAAATCGCCATGCAAATTGATCGAATCACTGCCGGAAGTCCAAGTTGACCCTGGACCGGCTGTGAAGAAGTAAGCCCCCTCGACGCCTGTTAGGGCCGTGCAGCCCAAGCGAAAATAGCTCGATGCGACCTTGGCAAAGGCGCGCATTTCCACTTCGTACAACGAGTTCGGACTAAGCGAAGCGCCCGTAATTTCAAGCCCGGTGTCCGTAAGGGTCGCGGCCGTTCCGGTGAAATTGGCGCTCAGGTAGTCATAAGTGAAATCGCTGGTCGAAGGCGGAGAAGGGCCAACATCGATTAGGGTATTGACCGCAGTCGCCAGCTTTACCCTGTTGTTCGTTGTGTCGATATAGAGACCACGAGGCAGCAATTGCCCAGCAGTGGCCAGCGCGGCGAGATTGGCCGCAGTGTCATAGTACGGAGCCACTTTGGCCCCGCTGATCGATCCACCTGTAATTGCCACGTTGTTGGCGTTCTGAACGGCGATGGTTCCCACGCTCACCGGCGTCGGCGTCAGGTCCGCAACAGGAGACGGAGAAAGCGCGCCGGAGGTGACCGAATAGACCGTGAAGTGATTGCTGGCGCTCTCATCCTTCCAGACGTGCACATAGCCGTTCGGGAGTGAGGGAGCAGCGGCTACCGCATCGGCCTTCGTCGAATAGAAATTGTAACCCGCCCCCGCTGCATTAACGATACCCGCTGCGATCTGAGCCGTGTCTGCGTCGGCAGCAGCGGCTTGCGCGGCGGTCTGTGCCAATGCGGCCTGTGCGCCAGCAGAGTTTACCAGCCCTTGCAGGGCCGCGTTCACGGTGTCCAGGATGGCAGGCGTATACGGGTCCGCCTCGTCCATGGTCACACCAGCACCATCCCGAAGGATCACGCGGTAAATTGTGGAATCGTCGTAGAAGATTGCGGGCCATTTCCCTGCGGCATTGGCCACCACGGGATTGGGAAGCTCGATAGTCAGCGCCTCATCGGCATAGACCGCCGCTTCTGTCGTCGTGCCCGTGAGATAGAAATGAAGCCGCGCGCCCGGCACCACCTCAAGGGCAGTGGCGGAAATCGCAGGACGGAAAGGAAGGAGGAAAGATTTGACCGTCATGTTCGCCCCATAAAAAAGGCGGCCCCAAAGGACCGCTTGCGCTATCATTTTTTGCTTGCAATATGCCGCGCGATAGCGTTATATGCTTGCATGAACAGCAAGCAGTCCAAGACGCTCAAAGCCATCTTCTCCGATCCGGTTTCGGGAACGATCAAATGGGCGTCTATTGAAAGTCTGTTCGTCGCGGTCGGTTGCGAAATAATCGAGGGCAAGGGATCGCATGTCCAAGCCCACAAGGATGGCGTGATAGGTTATTTCGTCCGCCCCCATCCGAACAAGGAGGCCAAGCGCTACCAAATTCGGGATGTGAGGGAATTTCTAGCGAAGATTGGAGTTGAGCCATGAACGTCATGAGTCACAAAGGTTACAGCGCCCGCATCGAATATGATGATGACGATGGCATTTTTTTCGGCAGGCTTGCCGGTATCAATGATGTGGTCGGCTTTCATGCCGATAGCGTCGAAGAACTGCGCGCCGCCTTTCACGAGGCCGTGGACGATTACATCGAAGCATGCGCGAAGATCGGGAAAGACCCTCAGAAGCCCTATTCCGGCAAGATGATGTTTCGCGTGAGCCCCGAGCTACATCGCCGGGCGGCCATCGCGGCTGAACTGGCGGGCAAGAGCCTTAACCAGTGGGCGGAGGAAGCCCTGCATGAGGCGCTTCCTCACTAGTTGATAAGAACTTGAAAGGGTCGTAAACCTATCGGGTGAAGGTTTGGCACATCCTCTTGATATTTTCAGTTGCCTACTTCCTGCCGCCGCGACGATTCAGGCTATATAGCCTAGCGCTTGTTCTCCTCATCTGGCCCTTCATTTGGTGAAGCTGCGAGCGTACCCACCCGAGGACCTTGCGCATTCAAAGCGTCGCGGATCGCGCCAACGAACGCGGCATTCTCGTTCGCAGCGATGCCGGGAAGCCCCCCAAGCCTGACAAAATACTTGTCTATGATGCGCGGGTCCGTGGTCTGAGGTGCTTGTTTCAGCCACTTTGTGAAGCTGGGGTTCAATAGCATTCGGGCCGCGCGTTCGTCGCCCCAGTTCTTCATGAAGTGGGCGGCGAAAGGAACGGCGACCGCACCGGCGGGACCGCCTTGCGACAGCCCCAGTGCGCCCAGCAAAAGGTTTTTCAACCCGCCAACGCGCGCCCCCATCGAATTGGCGGTCTTAGAAGCGTTGCGTTCGGATGACGCTGCGACTTTGGCTTGGGCGATAGTGCGCAGGTCTTCCAGCGCCGTTGCCCCATCCTTGCCAAAGATCAGCCGGGCGGTGCGCGGGTTGATACCCTCTTTCGGATCTAGGCTGCGGACAAGCCGCGCCAGACTGAAATCCCCGTTGGGTGCTCTGCCCAACGAGGCGGCAACAGTGGCAGCGATATCACCACGCTCGTTCTGATCCAGTTCCCGCCACATGGAGGAAAATTTGTCAAAGTTGCCCTTGCCTTTGGTCATCGACATGAGTCGTTGAGCAGCCGTTTCGGCAGAAATTGGCTGGCCACGCGTCCCCATGAACTGCTTGAGAGTGCCGTTGATAAATTCCTGCCTCTGGCGATAAAAATCGTCAGCGGCGCGAAGCGCTTCCGAGGCCGGTTGCGGCAGATCACGCGTCAAATCCCGGTTGGCGGCTTCGATCACCTGCGTGACCCTGCGTTCCGCGTCGGAAGCCGTCAGGTTCCGCTCGCTCAGTTGACCGCGCATATTCGTTCGCAGGTTTTGGACCGCCTCAATGGTGAGGCCACCGGGACGCGCCAAATCGGATTTCAGCCCTTCCAGATACGCAATCTGCGATCCATTGGTGGTTTCGCCAGCGGCCCGCAACTCGGCAATGTTCTGGTCAATCGCTCCGATTGCTTCCTGCGGGGATACTGTTCTCCCCTGTGCCGCCGCACGGGCGCGCTCGTACAGACGGTTCGCTTGCTGGCCTGTTCGCGCTTTGAAGCGTTCACCCGCTTCCTGCAATCGCGTTCCGAGCGCATACGGATCAGGTGCCCCCTCTCTGCCGCCGATAGCTGCGACGCGCTGTTCTACCGCCGACACATCATCTGTGAGTGCCTGACGGATCATGCTCCCGCCATTCGGTGTAGACTCGACAGCGCCGAACTTTCCGCGAAGCGAAGGAATCGCATCGGGCCGCCTGATCGGAATGTCCTGGCGAGCACCGGCAGCGATCACATTCATATCCGGCTGCGCGGAAGGCCTTGGAATCCGGGGCATGAGCGCGTTGCCGATCTTATCCAGCCCGAATGCCGTGCCCGCGCCCAGCGCTGCCCCTGTCGTCGTCCCTGCAAGGCTGTCCTCAGCACCGCGACCATAACCGAAACCGCCAAGCCCCCCGATGGTCGCGCCTTGCAGCAGGGCATTACCGCCAGCACCGATCCTTAAGGCGCCACCGCCACCAGCAAACTCCAGCGCCGTGCCGAGGATCGGGTGTGCTTCCCGCGCACGATTGACGAAATCCATCTCGGCATCACGAGACTTTCGGTACTCGTCCACGGGGTTCTTACCCAGCAGCAGACCCGCAATAGCACCGCCGACGCCCGCCGCCTCATCGGACAGGCCAAGCGTTATACCCTGCTTACCCAGCGCCGTGAGGCCTCGAAACCCGCTCGCATCCCCGTAAAACGGGTCATTCGGATCGTTGCCGGGAGTATTCGGCGTAGGCTGCTGCGGGCTATCGTCGGTGACAGAACCAGTCAGGCCAACCCCGTCCCAGTTGGCCTTTTCTTCCGGCTGATCTATGCCCAACACGACATCTGCGGCGGTTGGTCCCGCAGAGTCCTTGAGGCCTTGCAGGGCGACCAAGCGTGCCTGCGCTTTTTGCGCCAATACCTCCGGCCCATCACCGGGGCGTGGGAAATAGATTTGGCCTTGAGTCGCAAATTCTGAAGGCGGGATGGCCGCGCCTGAATCGTAGCGAAGTATCGCAGCAATAAAAGCCCGCTCTGCCTGTTCCGCCAACTGACGATTGGCATCGCTGGTCAAGCTGTTGGCGAGGTTCGGATAAGCGTCCGCGAAAGCTTGCCCAGGGACGGAACGCGGCTGCACATCACCCAGTTTCGAGAAATCCTGATTTGCCTGAATTGCCCGAGTGAGAAAGCCCTTTGTCTTGTTCTGTTCAACAGAACCTTGAGCGTCTTTCGCCGCAGCGCGCCGCTCTGCGTTCACGGCGCGTGCTTCTGCACGATCCGCCCGTTCGTTTGCCGCACGCTGCATCCTCTGATCTTCCGCAGCCCGTGCCTCAGCGTTCGCCTTATACGGATCAGGGGGTGCGATGATCGGGTCGCCAGAGGGCGCAGCGTCAAACTGATCGAAGAAGTTTCCGGGCATTCTGTTATTCTCCGATTACGATATGCCAGTGGGGGCCGGTCGCGTGGCTGGACGGGTTCTTGACCTCATCGCGCGCCTCAATGATCCGATAGCCCGCCTGCTTTATGCGGTTCACATACTGTCCGAATGTCATTCCGGGGATCGGCGCGACATCGACCGCGCCATGTGAACGAGCGTGCCAACTGCGAGGGTTGGCTTTACTCAAGGGATGGTTGGGGCCCCGATAACCTGAGGTAATACGGGCATCGGGGAACAGGCTGTTGACGACGCTGCGCCCGTCACTGACCGGGGAGAAACCCACCGGTGGCGTTACCGCCACCGCCTCCCAAGATGCGCTCGGCAGCACCACGGCCAAACTTCTGATCAAACTCGTCGCGCCGCTCAGGGTTCTGGCGCAAAGCATCAATGTGCGCCTGCGAAGGCGGCCCAACTTGGACCTGCCCTCCACCGCCAATTCGTGGCGTATAAACACGCGTCTCCCCGCCTGGCCCAGTATACGGGCGCACCATCCCGGCTTCGATTATTTGTTTCACCACTTCGCTAAACTCAGGCGTGCCGGGTTGAAGGCCCATGTCCTGTGCCTGTTTCCCAGCAGCAGAAAGAGCCTCTGGCTGGCCTGCGAGGAAGGAAAAGATTTCCCCCTGCCGCGCGGTCCATTCGGGATCGAACTGCGCTGGCACACCGGAGACATCAACGCCCATCTGCTGCGCGATGGATACACGGTTGGCATAGTTTTCAGGGGTGACGCCCTGAAACAGCCGGGCGATCTGACCCAACTGCGCCTGCTTCTGTTCCCGCGCGGCCTCCTCAGCTTTCGCCTGATACTGCTGCATCTGGAAATCATCCATCCGCGCCTGACGCTGGGCATTCTGCACCTGGAGCATCAGGCGGGGATCGAACTGGCTGATCTGCGCCAGCGCGTTCGGATCATCGGGGTTCATCGCAAAGTTGCGCATGGCGTTCTTGGCGTTCTGCTGATCGTTGCGCTGTTGCTGTGCGTCATAGCCCTGCTGAAAGGCCATGCCGACTTCGCGCGGGTCCATCAGGGCATTAAACATGCTCATAGTGCGCCTCTCAGAAGCCGAAGTTGTTCGCGCCGGGTGTGTTCACGTATCCGCCGAAAGCGGAGCCGGGCGTCTGGAAGCTCAAGCCAGAGCCCGCGCCCTGATAGCTGCTGGTCGGAAATAGCGCATTGGTAACGCCAGATACGCCCTGACCAATCGCGCCGAGAATGCCCGCAGTGCCCGCGTTCGAATTGTTCGCGTTTGCGATGGCGCCCTGCCCGATGGCATTGGCGGTATTCTGATTGATGCCCGTTGCTGCGTTGGCGAAGCCCTGCCCGACGCCTGCGAGGGCAGAACCGGCAGACAGACCCATGCCCGCCTGATTACCAAGCAGGGTCATGTAGTTGTTGAACTCGGCGGAGGCGAGGTTCTGGTTATACTCGGCCAAAGCCTTTTGGGCCGCACCGCTCTGGAGCATGCCATTGGCGGCGTATCCCGCGTTGACGCCATTGTTCCCCTCGTTGAGACGGAACTGATAGCCGGTGATGTTCTTGTAAGTGTTGAACGCCTGCTGAGCCGTGACCGGCTTAACAGTCGGCGTAGCGGGCGCTTGCGTCGGCTGATTTGCGTTCTGAGGCGCATATATGGACGTACTACCGGGCGGTAGCGTAATCGTCCCGTTGCTGAAATCGAAGGTCGGGAGCGCACCATTTCCCGTTACCGACGAGGCAGGCATGATGCCGTTGGGCGTGTTCACATACCCGGTGCCATTGTTGTTCGCGGGCTGGAACGTCTGCGCGGGCGCGGCAGGGAGACCGAGGAGGGCATTGTAATAGTCGCCCGCAACGTTCCCCCGCCCCACATAAGGCGAGAGAAGGCCGTAATTCTGGTTATAGATGGCCTGCTGTAGGGCAAGGCTGTCCTGATTGGCTTGAACCTGCGCATCCGTGGCCTTGTTGATGGCCTTCCGGTTTTTGCTGGCGGCTGACGACGATGCAACAGCACCGCCTATGCCAACTGCTGCGCCTACGGCAACACCTACCATATCACTCTCCGATCATTTTGGAGTAGATGCGCTCGACTTCGGTATAACCGAGCTTTTCGAACAGCCACGAGGCGTCCTTGTGCACCTTGGAACCCGCAAACATTCGTTGCACGCCGCGCCGCTTGGCTTCTGCCTCCACGGCTTTGAACAGCCGAAACCCTGCCATCTTCCCGCGATGATCGGGGTGCACCCAGAAGATATCCAGATGTAGCGTAAGGCAGGTTTGATAGTGCAGCCCCGGCGCGACGAAACCGACGAAATAGCCGACCAGCTTGCCCGCATCGCGCAGCGTGATGGTCATGACCATGCCTTGCGCATCACGCTTCAAATACTCATCGTATTGAGGATCAAGCGGTACGCAGTCCTTGTTCAGCGCCAGTTCTTCGTAATGGAGGGCCAGAAGCGGCTTCACTTCCTCCAGAAATGGAGGAAACGGTTCAACCTGGGCGGTCAGCATTGGCGAATGTCCACGATGCAAACGATCCTGTCGTCCGCGCTATTGTTGATCACCTCATGTTCCGTGCGATTGTCGATCCACCACACGGAGCCAGAGGGGAAGTTGATCGCCTCGTCACCGATGCGGAAATTGCAGCCGGGCAACGACTGGAGAGCGATTTGGTAGCGGGTGAAGTACTCGGCGGGCGCACCCTGATCGACATGGGGCAGGATGCGCTTGCCCGGACGCAGGCGGGTCAGGATGACCCTGCCCAATTGAACGCCGCCCACGCGGTGCATGAGATCGAGAACTAGGCTGCGCAGGTGCGGTAACTCGGTCCATGCCCGATACGGAAAGACCGAGATATCGTCGATGACCTCAGCGGGATCATTCGGCACCTTGTTGAACATCAGCCAGATATCATCAGCCTCGGCATGTGCCGTCCCTGCATGCTGTGTGCGCAGGGGGTTCTCATTCCATAGACCCGGCTTCACCGCCAACGCGGCAAGCGTGGGAATGGGATCGACAGCGCCGACCTGTAGGAAGTGCCTCACAGGATTACCTCACTTGTTCGCAGATCGTCGATCAGCGCTTTCAATGTACGGGAAAGGGTTTGTACGTGATTGGCCAAAGCCTGCATTTCAGCCTGCGTTGGCGGGTCGGAGACAACGGGTGCGGTGTAGGTCGCGAATGCCGCCCGGCTCGCGGTGCCCGTGGGACTGCCCCAATTGGCTGTGGTATCCTTGACGACAAACGTAGCAGCGGCTTCCTGCAGTGCTTCAATGTCGGTGCTCAAACCCTCAAGAAAGCGCTGAAAGCGAAACTCTGCCTGACCGGTGGCATTGACCAGTCTTTCCGTAGAGGTGACGAATTTACCCACGGCCCCGTCCGCCCATTTGCTCGTTGTAGAATGCCCCGCTCACCCGAAAACTCACCGGATCGGCCACGCGGAACTCGAACAAAACGCCCGGCGCATCGACAACACCCCACGAGCGCCATTCAGGCCGCTTGCGATACACGCCTTGTTTGCCAAGCGAAGTTTGCCGCCAGAGGCCCCAGGTCTGCCCGCCGTCTCGTGATAGCCGCGCTTCGACGATGGGATCGGCGTAGTCGCCCACAGTGTAATTCGTCTGGCCCGGGTTCGTCCGGATACCCAGATTATCGATTGTCATCGTTCCGCCATTAGCCGGTAAGCCAGCGCGGAAGCGGCGAACCTGCGCCGCACCCAGGTCATCGTATTCGGAGAAGATCAGCAGCTTGCCATCTTCGACCGAACCGAACACCGGGCCTGAGATCGATACACCCCCGAGGAGTGGGCCACCGTTGGAACTCCATTCCGCCCACTGCTGGCTCTTGGCCCCGTAAACCAGAGAAACTGTGTCCAAATCGATCTTGAGGAACTCGTTGCCTTCAAGATAGAACGAGGTGACCTGACAGTTAAGGGAACCGGATATCAGTTCCACAATGCCTTCGTCGCTGATCGCTAGCGGAACGTTCCCTGCACGATAGACGATGTTCTCCTCGCTGACCCACGCGAACGAGTTGTCAAAGTGCGCAGCGCAACCAGAGGCGCGAATGCCCTTTTGATACACCCGCCCTTGCATGGGAGCCCACGGCGCTGCGGACTGCCCCGTCTCGGCATGAAACTCGATGGTGTTCTGGCCGAACAGTACCAGCGAGTCTTCGATAACGAGGATATCGAGTAGATGATCGGGTTCGTTCTCAGCACTGGCGTAATCAAGCGGATCGACGACGATATCGCCGCTGCCGTTGATCATCGCCGTATAAGGCTTCGTCCAGTAGTAACGATGCGACTGAGCCCGCAGGAAAATAAAGCGCCCGCCTTGCTCCGCCACTCTCGTGACATTGGCGTTGTCGGGAAACGCCACAGATCGATAATTCGTGCCATCCCAGAAGGAAACCGTCTCACCAGCAGTTCCAATAACGCCGATTTCGTTGCCAGCGAGATTGGCCGCGCCGCTTCCAGCCAAAAGCCCCTTTCGTTCACCATCTACGTAGAAATCGGTATCCGAGACCGCGATAATTCGACCGTTCAGAACGCCTTGCTGCCGGAATAGTGCCCTTATCGGGCCATCCCCATATTGCTGACCGTTGCCTGAAAATCCTGGACGTGAGAGCAGTGAGAAACGCTCTGGCTCCGTGATTGCGGCCTCCGCGAACATGTTGACGAGCGGAAGCTGCGGTAGTTCACCGCGCGATCTCCGCACGGTACTGGTGGCAAGTCCAAGATTGGGCATCAGAAGTACTCGGTTGTCCCGCGCTCACGCGGCAACAGTGCCTGCTTGATCTGCTGGAGGCCTGTCATCGCCAGTTTCGCAGTTACCGGGGAAATTTCCCGTCCATAATTGTCCGCCACTCGAATAATCAGGTTGTTTTTGATCGCGGCGATGAACTGATCCGGCACATAGAGCTTTTCCGACGCCTCCAGAGGGAGATTGACGCCGGTGTCAGCGCCCTGCCCCTTCCAATCGGCCAGCATGTCATTCAGCCATTCAAGCGCATCGTCGAACTCGCCCGACGATGCTTGCTCACCAATCCCTACGATCTTCCGCAGCGCAAATGCCGCGATTTCCCCAGCAGTGCTAAGCCGCGCCAGATCACGCGAGACGATGGGAACATAGATCGTCTCTTTCTGTGTTTCGCCGTAGGTGGTGTAGACCGTC contains:
- a CDS encoding glycosyl hydrolase 108 family protein yields the protein MTIDEMIGGILDREGGFVDHPSDPGGATMFGITQAVARANGYTGPMRSLPKATAIEIYRREYIEKPGFLAVAEIDPLVAEELIDSGVNAGPQRARLWFQQALNVLNRRQKDYADIAEDGKIGPRSIAAFQALRRRRGEAKARQLMLKTLNGLQFMHYFGLAKGGTKFEDFMIGWMDSRIGGLA
- a CDS encoding type II toxin-antitoxin system HicA family toxin, whose product is MNSKQSKTLKAIFSDPVSGTIKWASIESLFVAVGCEIIEGKGSHVQAHKDGVIGYFVRPHPNKEAKRYQIRDVREFLAKIGVEP
- a CDS encoding type II toxin-antitoxin system HicB family antitoxin, coding for MNVMSHKGYSARIEYDDDDGIFFGRLAGINDVVGFHADSVEELRAAFHEAVDDYIEACAKIGKDPQKPYSGKMMFRVSPELHRRAAIAAELAGKSLNQWAEEALHEALPH
- a CDS encoding GNAT family N-acetyltransferase; this encodes MLTAQVEPFPPFLEEVKPLLALHYEELALNKDCVPLDPQYDEYLKRDAQGMVMTITLRDAGKLVGYFVGFVAPGLHYQTCLTLHLDIFWVHPDHRGKMAGFRLFKAVEAEAKRRGVQRMFAGSKVHKDASWLFEKLGYTEVERIYSKMIGE
- a CDS encoding aspartyl/asparaginyl beta-hydroxylase domain-containing protein; the protein is MRHFLQVGAVDPIPTLAALAVKPGLWNENPLRTQHAGTAHAEADDIWLMFNKVPNDPAEVIDDISVFPYRAWTELPHLRSLVLDLMHRVGGVQLGRVILTRLRPGKRILPHVDQGAPAEYFTRYQIALQSLPGCNFRIGDEAINFPSGSVWWIDNRTEHEVINNSADDRIVCIVDIRQC
- a CDS encoding packaged DNA stabilization protein, translated to MPNLGLATSTVRRSRGELPQLPLVNMFAEAAITEPERFSLLSRPGFSGNGQQYGDGPIRALFRQQGVLNGRIIAVSDTDFYVDGERKGLLAGSGAANLAGNEIGVIGTAGETVSFWDGTNYRSVAFPDNANVTRVAEQGGRFIFLRAQSHRYYWTKPYTAMINGSGDIVVDPLDYASAENEPDHLLDILVIEDSLVLFGQNTIEFHAETGQSAAPWAPMQGRVYQKGIRASGCAAHFDNSFAWVSEENIVYRAGNVPLAISDEGIVELISGSLNCQVTSFYLEGNEFLKIDLDTVSLVYGAKSQQWAEWSSNGGPLLGGVSISGPVFGSVEDGKLLIFSEYDDLGAAQVRRFRAGLPANGGTMTIDNLGIRTNPGQTNYTVGDYADPIVEARLSRDGGQTWGLWRQTSLGKQGVYRKRPEWRSWGVVDAPGVLFEFRVADPVSFRVSGAFYNEQMGGRGRG
- a CDS encoding packaged DNA stabilization gp4 family protein, which produces MAVNWVPKAEGATYRYTWAPALLPGDTISSYVLEPDGASIVSDSHDSSVIEVYLAGGAVGAICTIAATVYTTYGETQKETIYVPIVSRDLARLSTAGEIAAFALRKIVGIGEQASSGEFDDALEWLNDMLADWKGQGADTGVNLPLEASEKLYVPDQFIAAIKNNLIIRVADNYGREISPVTAKLAMTGLQQIKQALLPRERGTTEYF